The following DNA comes from Henckelia pumila isolate YLH828 unplaced genomic scaffold, ASM3356847v2 CTG_461:::fragment_3, whole genome shotgun sequence.
ttttaaaaaaaattgtaggaTGCCCTTTTTGTGCTCCTTTATAGCCTTTAGGTCTATCCAAGCCTATCTTTGAGCATTGATAAATATTTGCTTAGTCATTCAAGTAGCATGATGCTGGTTGTCTGATATTTAAATTAAGGGTTGATACCAGAATTATGCGTTCTTGATGCTTTTAGTTTGCTAGAAATAAAATCTCCCGACAGGTTTACTCTGTTTCTTTTTCGAATTCAGTTATTCGTTCATTTGCAAACCGTTAGGATATTGAATTTCTTTGACATCTTAAGCAGGCCTTTCTCCCCTCCCACTTTTTTTCCTCTTACAAATCAACTAGTGTACAGTAGATGGAAAGTTGTGACTACGTGACTTAATTGTGCTTTGCTAATTGGTAATGGTCAAACAAATTCTTCCACTTTGCTGGTCCTGCTGAATGGTACTGTTACATAACACTTAATTTTCTTCTCAGAAATGGTTGAAAGTATGAAAAAGGTTGCAAAACTAGATGTTGAGTTATCGGTCGATGAGAGAAACCTACTTTCCGTTGGATACAAGAATGTAATTGGTGCACGCAGAGCTTCATGGCGCATCATGTCGTCGATTGAGCAGAAGGAAGAAGCCAAAGGAAACGAAAACAATGTGAAACTGATTAAAGATTACCGCCAGAAGGTGGAGGATGAGCTATCCAAAATCTGCTATGATATTCTTTCAGTCATTGACAAGCATCTAATTCCCTCTTCTGGTTCAGCAGAAGCTACTGTATTCTTTTACAAGATGTAAGTCTAATGGTTCTGTGTTTAAATGAAGCGTATTCCTTCAGGTATTCTTGGAATAACTTATCATCTTCTTCTTGCTAAGAAATGTAGTCTCTAGGATCCAGGAAAACAATATGTTAGCATTTCATTTTTTCTCTAGCTCGTAAATTTGTAGGAGAAAAACAAAATTGCGTCACTATTCTGCCAAATTTGGCCTGGTCAAAGCCATACTTTTGAGACTGTGTGTTAAGTTATGTGCACATCATTGGAGTTCAACAAAGCTGATATGTATTTGCATGAATTATTCATCATGTTGGATTTGCTGCCTTCTGGAACATCAATGAATCAGCCACGACTGACTCATTTCTGGCATATTCTAATTCAGGAAAGGCGATTATTACCGCTACCTTGCTGAATTCAAAACTGATCAGGAAAGAAAAGAAGCAGCTGAACAGTCACTCAAGGGTTATGAGGTGTGTTCATTTCTCTGTGCCTGAGAAACCAATATAGAGAAATAACTAACTAATCAGGTCAATATGGCTAGCTTAACTGCGTTCGTTAGCTATTATCTTTTTTCCAATGAACTGTAGGCAGCTTCAGCCACAGCAAATACAGATCTCCCATCCACCCACCCCATTCGTCTTGGTCTAGCTTTGAATTTCTCAGTGTTCCACTACGAGATCATGAATTCTCCTGAGAGGTAATTTCAGAGTTGTCTTTTGTGGTTACTTGTGCTTAACTCTTTGAAATGTCCTCGGAATCAAATGTTTTAACAAAAATGTCAGGGCATGCCATTTGGCTAAACAAGCATTTGATGAGGCAATTGCTGAGCTGGATACATTGAGTGAAGAGTCTTACAAAGACAGCACCTTAATAATGCAGCTGTTGAGAGACAATCTCACTCTTTGGACCTCTGATTTGCCTGAAGATGGAGGTAAGTGGTAGTGCATTGTTAGTAATTTCATATCTTAAGTACACTTATTTTCATCCAAAAGTTTAGAACATCGGGAAACAAAACTGTCATTGCATGATCTTAAATTTGCAAAGATTGCGCTTGCATCGAAGGATTTGATTTGGAGGGAAGAATTTGATTTGGGAAAGGATTTGAAGggatttcaaatcattcataatcACCGCTGAATTTGCacaagtttttaaaattcatcCGAGCAATGAGATGGATTTAAATCTCGGGATTTAAAATTCATAGTGTCAAATCCCTTCATCCAATTACAACCAAGATGTGTTTTTGTTTCCGATCATAGAAAACCTTTTTTCAAATTATAACAAAACCAGTAATAATGATTAATGACCTTaactttagtttttttttaatgaatgaaGAATTCATTAAAGGTAAATGGGTATAAGTACAACTACACCGGGCATCCCCGGGTGATTACAATAAACCGAAATGCAAGCTAACAAAGCCACGAAGGCACAACATCATAGTTCGAATACATACAACGTAAAACCAAAATCTTAATGCGCTGAACCAGGTCTTCAACGTCCGAAGTTTCATCTTCATTAACTTTAGTTGAAGGTGTTTGATGATGTTTGATTGTGCTTTATTTATTTCCTATTTTTCTCTTTTGAAAGATGAGCGTGCTTTATTTTACCTCATTTCAAAGTTTTAAAAGGTATCATTTTTAATGTAAATTTTCAACTGTATACATGGACATAGATTTCTTGAAAACTCATTTGGAAAGAAGTATACTTGTCAATTCATCTATCAGCTCACATATCTGAttgttggttttttttttcttttaactcTCAAAATCTTGAAATTAAAGTAAGCCAAATTCGTCCTAAAGTGAGTAGCTCACTTTAGCCTTTGCTAATCGCTCTTTGCCCTTGGTTGGCAGGTTCAGGTGAGGAGAACAACAAAGGTGAGGAATCCAAGGCAGCACAACCGCCTGAGGTAAGATATCACTAAATGTCATCCGATCCGAACTTGCCAATCCTTTTTTCCTCCGATCCGGATCTCGCATAATTATGTTTCAATccatgttttattt
Coding sequences within:
- the LOC140871589 gene encoding 14-3-3-like protein GF14 iota; amino-acid sequence: MSTENGREALVYIAKLAEQAERYDEMVESMKKVAKLDVELSVDERNLLSVGYKNVIGARRASWRIMSSIEQKEEAKGNENNVKLIKDYRQKVEDELSKICYDILSVIDKHLIPSSGSAEATVFFYKMKGDYYRYLAEFKTDQERKEAAEQSLKGYEAASATANTDLPSTHPIRLGLALNFSVFHYEIMNSPERACHLAKQAFDEAIAELDTLSEESYKDSTLIMQLLRDNLTLWTSDLPEDGGSGEENNKGEESKAAQPPEN